A genomic region of Metopolophium dirhodum isolate CAU chromosome 1, ASM1992520v1, whole genome shotgun sequence contains the following coding sequences:
- the LOC132932847 gene encoding uncharacterized protein LOC132932847, with protein MKTRGRPRREPVYTPPLFPPELWSVAERLSSGLPRTTNTAESWHGKLNRLISPHPELHKLIKTLQSTQNETEAVIEMLLYGHSNKKMKIQVQSHNIRLKKVQQRFLADPGYDLLEYLRGIAQNFKF; from the exons atgaaaacaagaGGAAGACCAAGAAGAGAACCAGTTTACACGCCTCCACTTTTCCCTCCAGAATTATGGTCTGTAGCTGAAAGGTTATCATCAGGATTGCCCAGGACGACAAATACTGCAGAATCCTGGCATGgaaaattaaatagattaataTCGCCACATCCGG aactacataaattaatcaaaacctTACAATCTACTCAAAACGAAACTGAAGCAGTAATTGAGATGCTACTTTATGGgcacagtaataaaaaaatgaaaattcaagTCCAATCCCACaatatacgtttaaaaaaagTGCAACAAAGATTCTTAGCTGATCCAGGTTATGATTTACTAGAGTATTTAAGAGGAATAgcacaaaattttaaattttaa